From Clarias gariepinus isolate MV-2021 ecotype Netherlands chromosome 2, CGAR_prim_01v2, whole genome shotgun sequence, one genomic window encodes:
- the avpr1aa gene encoding arginine vasopressin receptor 1Aa — protein sequence MNLSNNESDPFGRNEEVAKLEITVLSLTFIIAIAGNLTVLAAMCKTKKKASRMLLFIKHLSLADLVVAFFQVLPQLCWKITFRFYGPDFLCRIVKHLQVLGMFASTYMMVMMTVDRYIAICHPLKTLQQSTRRSYIMIGSTWLGSLALSTPQYFIFSLSEIRSGTHVYDCWGHFIEPWGGRAYITWITVGIFLVPVIVLIICYSFISYSLWRNVRFKTKNRECKHELTENSLVSSVTTISRAKIRTVKMTFVIVLAYIVCWAPFFIVQMWSVWDKNFLWDDSENLAVTLSALLASLNSCCNPWIYMIFSGHLLQDFTHCLSFHQKMHHNDKKEDLDSSLRKATVLTRIPNRSPLCGLKDFEHSSKATQPEMGCY from the exons ATGAATTTGTCAAACAACGAAAGTGATCCTTTTGGTCGGAATGAGGAGGTGGCCAAGCTTGAGATCACAGTGCTGAGTCTGACCTTCATTATTGCCATTGCAGGCAACCTCACTGTCCTGGCAGCAATGTGCAAGACGAAGAAGAAGGCGTCAAGGATGCTCCTCTTTATCAAGCACCTGAGTCTGGCAGACCTGGTGGTGGCCTTTTTCCAAGTGTTGCCACAACTATGCTGGAAGATCACATTTCGCTTCTACGGACCAGACTTCCTGTGCAGGATTGTTAAGCACCTCCAGGTGCTGGGTATGTTTGCATCTACTTacatgatggtgatgatgacaGTGGATCGCTACATTGCTATATGCCACCCACTGAAGACGCTGCAGCAGTCCACACGCCGCTCCTACATTATGATCGGCAGCACGTGGCTGGGGAGCCTTGCACTTAGCACCCCCCAGTATTTTATCTTCTCGCTGAGCGAGATCCGCAGTGGCACTCATGTCTATGACTGTTGGGGCCATTTCATTGAACCATGGGGTGGCCGTGCTTACATCACCTGGATCACAGTGGGCATCTTCCTCGTGCCTGTAATTGTGCTAATCATATGTTATAGCTTTATAAGCTACAGCCTCTGGAGGAATGTCAGGTTTAAGACAAAGAATAGGGAGTGCAAACACGAGCTTACAGAGAACAGCTTGGTGAGCAGTGTGACCACCATATCTAGAGCCAAAATTAGGACTGTCAAAATGACATTTGTCATCGTGCTGGCATACATAGTGTGCTGGGCACCGTTTTTCATCGTGCAGATGTGGTCAGTTTGGGATAAGAACTTCCTCTGGGACG ATTCTGAGAACTTGGCAGTGACTCTCTCAGCCTTGCTGGCAAGCTTGAACAGCTGCTGTAACCCCTGGATCTATATGATATTCAGTGGTCACCTTCTTCAAGATTTTACACACTGTCTTTCCTTCCATCAGAAAATGCACCACAATGACAAGAAAGAGGATTTAGACAGCAGCTTACGGAAGGCCACTGTCCTCACAAGGATTCCCAATCGGAGCCCCTTATGTGGTTTAAAAGACTTTGAGCATTCTTCTAAAGCTACTCAGCCAGAGATGGGCTGCTATTAG